A segment of the Thermodesulfobacteriota bacterium genome:
CTGACGCGCTTCAAGTGACTTTAGCAACTTCGTTGCTACGTCGAAAAAGACACTACGTGTCCCCGGCCCGGCGGCTCGCAGCCGCACGCAATCGAAGTAGCCACCTTCCGCTATAACCTCCAAACGCGCTTCCGATGCATATGCCTCTGAATGTGATTCGTCGAAAATCACACGTACGTGTGTACTTTTGGTCAGTCAAAAGTAGAAAGCCTTATACCGACCTTACCAGTTAAGTATAAAACTTCCCCTTCAGCCACTGGAGACCCCAGCAGTAAACAATCGAAGCGGCAGCGCTTTGCCATTGCCACCAGCCGCGCTTCAGGTGGTTTTAGCAACTTCGGCGCTACATCGAGAAACACACATGCGTGTGTGGTCAGTCAAAGGTAGAGAAGATTTTGTAGTTGCCTTAATGCTCTTTTAAAGCGAGATCCCGGATCAAGTCCGGGATGACGGATTAAGAAGGATTCCGGCGGAGCACCGAAGGTGCGACGCCTTTACAACACATACCTCACCACCACCTGAAGCACCACGTTCGCATACACCCCGGCGGCGACGTCGTCCATCACTATCCCCATCCCTCCGCCCAGCCGCTCCAGCCTTCTCGCGGGCGGGGGCTTCGTAATGTCGAACAGCCGGAAGAGGAAAAATCCGAGTACGGCCGACGTCACCGTCACAGGGGCGAAAGCCATCGTCACGAGATACCCCGAAACCTCGTCCGCGACTATAAACCCCGGGTCCGTCCTCCCCGACGAGCGCTCCACGACGTCCGAGGCCCACACCGATACCGCGATCACGGCGACCGTCAGAAGCACATAAACATATGGTGGAGTAAACGAGAAGAGATAATAAAGCGGAATGGCGGCGATGGTGCCGATGGTTCCGGAGCCGTACGGGAAATAACCCGTCCCGAAGAAAGTCGCGACGAGCTTTGCGGCGCCCTGTTTCAGGTGAGCACCCCTTCCACCCTGAGGAGGTCCTTCTTTATATCTATGCCGCCCGTGTATCCGCCGAGCCCGTCCGACGCGACCACCCTGTGGCACGGGACGACTATCGGCAGCGGATTGACGCCGACGGCGTTGCCGACGGCCCGCGCCGCGCCGGGCCTGCCGACCTTCTCGGCCAGCTCGCCGTACGTCGTCAGCTTCCCGTAGGGCACGGTCCTCAGCTTTTCCCACACCGCCCTCTGGAACTCAGTCCCCGACGTCATGTCCAGCGGCGTCTTGAACTCTGTCAGCATGCCCTCGAAATAAAGCTCGATCTCCCTCGCCATCTCGGCCGCCGGGCCGCCCGGGACGAGCCCCTGCGGCGCGGTCCTTTCGAGATAGTCCCTGAAGCCCCTCTCCCCGAAGAATATCTTCGAGACGCCCCTCTCCGTCGATGTGACGAAGACCTGCCCTATTCGCGTGATTACGGAAGAAAAATAAACGTC
Coding sequences within it:
- a CDS encoding phosphatidylglycerophosphatase A, which codes for MPQGGRVGRARRIHGRHRYKEGPPQGGRGAHLKQGAAKLVATFFGTGYFPYGSGTIGTIAAIPLYYLFSFTPPYVYVLLTVAVIAVSVWASDVVERSSGRTDPGFIVADEVSGYLVTMAFAPVTVTSAVLGFFLFRLFDITKPPPARRLERLGGGMGIVMDDVAAGVYANVVLQVVVRYVL
- a CDS encoding methylated-DNA--[protein]-cysteine S-methyltransferase, with product MSDVYFSSVITRIGQVFVTSTERGVSKIFFGERGFRDYLERTAPQGLVPGGPAAEMAREIELYFEGMLTEFKTPLDMTSGTEFQRAVWEKLRTVPYGKLTTYGELAEKVGRPGAARAVGNAVGVNPLPIVVPCHRVVASDGLGGYTGGIDIKKDLLRVEGVLT